One stretch of Vulpes lagopus strain Blue_001 chromosome 12, ASM1834538v1, whole genome shotgun sequence DNA includes these proteins:
- the KCNH4 gene encoding potassium voltage-gated channel subfamily H member 4 isoform X1, whose translation MPVMKGLLAPQNTFLDTIATRFDGTHSNFLLANAQGPRGFPIVYCSDGFCELTGYGRTEVMQKTCSCRFLYGPETSEPALQRLHKALEGHQEHRAEICFYRKDGSAFWCLLDMMPIKNEMGEVVLFLFSFKDITQSGGPGLGSPGGHGDSNHENSLGRRGASSRLRSARRQSRTVLHRLTGHFGRRRQGGMKTNNNVFEPKPSVPEYKVASVGGSRCLLLHYSVPKAVWDGLILLATFYVAVTVPYNVCFLGDDDTPITSRHTLVSDIAVEMLFILDIILNFRTTYVSQSGQVVSAPRSIGLHYLATWFFVDLIAALPFDLLYVFNITVTSLVHLLKTVRLLRLLRLLQKLERYSQCSAVVLTLLMSVFALLAHWMACIWYVIGRREMEANDPLLWDIGWLHELGKRLEEPYVNGSAGGPSRRSAYIAALYFTLSSLTSVGFGNVCANTDAEKIFSICTMLIGALMHAVVFGNVTAIIQRMYSRRSLYHSRMKDLKDFIRVHRLPRPLKQRMLESFQTTWAVNSGIDANELLRDFPDELRADIAMHLNREILQLPLFGAASRGCLRALSLHIKTSFCAPGEYLLRRGDALQAHYYVCSGSLEVLRDNMVLAILGKGDLIGADIPEPGQEPGSGAGPSCVLKTSADVKALTYCGLQQLSSRGLAEVLRLYPEYGAAFRAGLPRDLTFNLRQGSDTNGLGRFSRSPRLSQPRSESLGSSSDKTLPSITEAETGVESGGGSRPRRPLLLPNLSPARPRGSLVSLLGEELPPFSVLVSSPSLSPSPSPALAGRGHSPSPHGPPRGSAAWKLPQLLIPPLGTFGPPDLSPRIVDGIEDSGSTAEAPTFRFSRRPEHPRPCSQAPPSGTRSSQELATEAEEMKEKVCRLNQEISRLNQEVSQLSRELRHIMGLLQARLGPPGHPGASARPPDPPGPQPRAPCISPCLSGPLPSLQDTTLAEVHCPASVGTAEMGATPSNLRPSMLSPYPSEPESLGPSPVPEASPPTPHLMRQSFRSRPDTFH comes from the exons ATGCCGGTCATGAAGGGGTTGCTGGCCCCGCAAAACACCTTTCTGGACACCATCGCCACCCGCTTCGACGGCACGC ACAGCAACTTCCTGCTGGCCAATGCACAGGGCCCACGGGGCTTTCCCATTGTATACTGCTCTGACGGATTCTGCGAGCTCACGGGCTACGGCCGCACGGAGGTCATGCAGAAGACCTGCAGCTGCCGTTTCCTCTACGGTCCAGAGACCAGTGAGCCAGCCCTGCAGAGGCTGCACAAGGCCCTGGAAGGCCATCAGGAGCACCGGGCTGAAATCTGCTTCTACCGAAAGGATG GCTCGGCCTTTTGGTGCCTCTTGGACATGATGCCCATCAAGAATGAGATGGGAGAAGTCgtgcttttcctcttttccttcaagGACATCACTCAGAGTGGAGGCCCAGGACTTGGGTCCCCAGGAGGCCATGGGGACAGTAATCATG AAAACTCCCTTGGTAGGAGGGGAGCGAGCTCGAGACTTCGATCTGCCCGGAGGCAGAGCCGTACTGTCTTACACCGGCTGACTGGCCACTTTGGCCGCCGGCGCCAGGGAGGCATGAAAACCAATAAT AACGTGTTTGAGCCAAAGCCATCAGTGCCCGAGTACAAGGTGGCCTCCGTGGGGGGGTcccgctgcctcctcctccactaCAGCGTCCCCAAGGCCGTGTGGGACGGCCTCATCCTCCTTGCCACCTTCTACGTTGCGGTCACCGTCCCCTACAACGTCTGCTTCTTGGGCGATGATGATACCCCCATCACTTCCCGACACACCCTTGTCAGCGACATCGCCGTGGAGATGCTCTTCATCCTGG ATATCATCCTGAACTTCCGCACCACCTATGTGTCCCAGTCCGGCCAGGTGGTCTCTGCTCCTCGTTCCATTGGCCTTCACTACCTGGCCACCTGGTTCTTTGTTGACCTTATTGCTGCTCTACCTTTTGACCTGCTTTATGTCTTCAACATCACCGTG ACTTCACTGGTGCACCTGCTGAAGACGGTGCGGCTGCTGCGGCTGCTGCGGCTGCTGCAGAAGCTGGAGCGGTACTCCCAGTGCAGCGCTGTGGTGCTCACGCTGCTCATGTCCGTCTTTGCACTCCTCGCCCACTGGATGGCCTGCATCTGGTACGTCATCGGGCGCCGGGAGATGGAGGCCAATGACCCGCTGCTTTGGGACATCG gcTGGTTGCACGAACTGGGCAAGCGGCTGGAGGAGCCCTACGTCAATGGCTCGGCGGGCGGCCCGTCGCGGCGCAGCGCCTACATCGCTGCCCTCTACTTCACGCTGAGCAGCCTCACCAGCGTGGGCTTCGGCAACGTGTGCGCCAACACCGACGCGGAGAAGATCTTCTCCATCTGCACCATGCTCATAGGCG CGCTCATGCACGCCGTGGTGTTCGGGAACGTGACGGCCATCATCCAGCGCATGTACTCGCGCCGCTCGCTCTACCACAGCCGCATGAAGGACCTCAAGGACTTCATCCGGGTGCACCGCCTGCCGCGGCCGCTCAAGCAGCGCATGCTTGAGTCCTTCCAGACCACGTGGGCCGTCAACAGCGGCATCGACGCCAACGAG TTACTGCGTGACTTCCCAGACGAGCTGAGAGCTGACATCGCTATGCACCTGAACCGGGAGATCCTGCAGCTGCCGCTGTTCGGAGCGGCGAGCAGGGGCTGCCTGCGGGCCCTCTCCCTGCACATCAAGACCTCGTTCTGCGCTCCAGGCGAGTACCTGTTGCGCCGTGGGGACGCACTGCAGGCACATTACTACGTCTGCTCCGGCTCGCTTGAAGTGCTTCGAGACAACATGGTGCTGGCCATCCTGG GGAAGGGGGACCTGATTGGGGCAGATATCCCTGAGCCGGGGCAGGAGCCTGGGTCAGGGGCAGGCCCAAGCTGCGTGCTGAAGACCAGCGCTGACGTGAAGGCACTGACCTACTGTGGCCTGCAGCAGCTGAGCAGCCGAGGGCTGGCTGAGGTCCTGAGGCTCTATCCTGAGTACGGGGCTGCCTTCCGGGCTGGCCTGCCCCGGGACCTCACCTTCAACCTGCGCCAGGGCTCTGACACCAAT GGCCTCGGCCGCTTTTCCCGGTCTCCTCGCCTCTCCCAG ccccGCTCGGAAAGCCTTGGCTCCTCCTCAGACAAGACCCTGCCATCCATCACGGAGGCTGAGACTGGGGTGGAGTCTGGGGGTGGTTCTAGGCCCCGCCGGCCCCTCCTGCTGCCCAACCTCAGCCCAGCACGACCCCGGGGCTCCCTGGTCAGCCTCTTGGGCGAGGAGCTGCCCCCATTCTCAGTCCTTGTCTCATCCCCTTCCCTGTCCCCGTCCCCTTCTCCTGCCTTGGCTGGCCGGGGCCACAGCCCCTCGCCTCATGGCCCCCCCAGGGGCTCTGCTGCCTGGAAGCTTCCCCAGCTTCTCATTCCCCCACTGGGAACCTTTGGACCTCCGGACCTCAGTCCCCG GATAGTGGATGGCATTGAGGACTCTGGCAGCACAGCAGAGGCCCCTACATTCCGGTTCAGCAGAAGGCCTGAGCACCCTAGGccctgctcccaggcccctcctTCAG GGACCAGGTCCAGCCAGGAACTGGCCACTGAGGCTGAGGAGATGAAGGAGAAGGTCTGCAGGCTGAACCAGGAG ATCTCCCGTCTCAACCAGGAAGTGTCTCAACTGAGCCGGGAGCTTCGACATATCATGGGCCTGCTACAGGCCAGGCTGGGTCCCCcaggccacccaggagcctcggCTCGGCCCCCAGACCCTCCTGGTCCCCAGCCAAGGGCTCCGTGCATCTCTCCCTGTCTATCTGGACCACTGCCTAGCCTCCAGGATACTACTCTCGCTGAGGTCCACTGCCCGGCCAGTGTGGGGACAGCAGAGATGGGGGCCACCCCCTCCAACCTGAGACCCTCCATGCTGTCCCCCTACCCCTCAGAGCCTGAGTCTCTGGGACCCTCCCCAGTGCCAGAGGCTTCACCTCCGACCCCACACCTCATGCGGCAGAGCTTTCGGTCCAGGCCAGACACGTTCCACTGA
- the KCNH4 gene encoding potassium voltage-gated channel subfamily H member 4 isoform X2 encodes MPVMKGLLAPQNTFLDTIATRFDGTHSNFLLANAQGPRGFPIVYCSDGFCELTGYGRTEVMQKTCSCRFLYGPETSEPALQRLHKALEGHQEHRAEICFYRKDGSAFWCLLDMMPIKNEMGEVVLFLFSFKDITQSGGPGLGSPGGHGDSNHENSLGRRGASSRLRSARRQSRTVLHRLTGHFGRRRQGGMKTNNNVFEPKPSVPEYKVASVGGSRCLLLHYSVPKAVWDGLILLATFYVAVTVPYNVCFLGDDDTPITSRHTLVSDIAVEMLFILDIILNFRTTYVSQSGQVVSAPRSIGLHYLATWFFVDLIAALPFDLLYVFNITVTSLVHLLKTVRLLRLLRLLQKLERYSQCSAVVLTLLMSVFALLAHWMACIWYVIGRREMEANDPLLWDIGWLHELGKRLEEPYVNGSAGGPSRRSAYIAALYFTLSSLTSVGFGNVCANTDAEKIFSICTMLIGALMHAVVFGNVTAIIQRMYSRRSLYHSRMKDLKDFIRVHRLPRPLKQRMLESFQTTWAVNSGIDANELLRDFPDELRADIAMHLNREILQLPLFGAASRGCLRALSLHIKTSFCAPGEYLLRRGDALQAHYYVCSGSLEVLRDNMVLAILGKGDLIGADIPEPGQEPGSGAGPSCVLKTSADVKALTYCGLQQLSSRGLAEVLRLYPEYGAAFRAGLPRDLTFNLRQGSDTNGLGRFSRSPRLSQPRSESLGSSSDKTLPSITEAETGVESGGGSRPRRPLLLPNLSPARPRGSLVSLLGEELPPFSVLVSSPSLSPSPSPALAGRGHSPSPHGPPRGSAAWKLPQLLIPPLGTFGPPDLSPRGWH; translated from the exons ATGCCGGTCATGAAGGGGTTGCTGGCCCCGCAAAACACCTTTCTGGACACCATCGCCACCCGCTTCGACGGCACGC ACAGCAACTTCCTGCTGGCCAATGCACAGGGCCCACGGGGCTTTCCCATTGTATACTGCTCTGACGGATTCTGCGAGCTCACGGGCTACGGCCGCACGGAGGTCATGCAGAAGACCTGCAGCTGCCGTTTCCTCTACGGTCCAGAGACCAGTGAGCCAGCCCTGCAGAGGCTGCACAAGGCCCTGGAAGGCCATCAGGAGCACCGGGCTGAAATCTGCTTCTACCGAAAGGATG GCTCGGCCTTTTGGTGCCTCTTGGACATGATGCCCATCAAGAATGAGATGGGAGAAGTCgtgcttttcctcttttccttcaagGACATCACTCAGAGTGGAGGCCCAGGACTTGGGTCCCCAGGAGGCCATGGGGACAGTAATCATG AAAACTCCCTTGGTAGGAGGGGAGCGAGCTCGAGACTTCGATCTGCCCGGAGGCAGAGCCGTACTGTCTTACACCGGCTGACTGGCCACTTTGGCCGCCGGCGCCAGGGAGGCATGAAAACCAATAAT AACGTGTTTGAGCCAAAGCCATCAGTGCCCGAGTACAAGGTGGCCTCCGTGGGGGGGTcccgctgcctcctcctccactaCAGCGTCCCCAAGGCCGTGTGGGACGGCCTCATCCTCCTTGCCACCTTCTACGTTGCGGTCACCGTCCCCTACAACGTCTGCTTCTTGGGCGATGATGATACCCCCATCACTTCCCGACACACCCTTGTCAGCGACATCGCCGTGGAGATGCTCTTCATCCTGG ATATCATCCTGAACTTCCGCACCACCTATGTGTCCCAGTCCGGCCAGGTGGTCTCTGCTCCTCGTTCCATTGGCCTTCACTACCTGGCCACCTGGTTCTTTGTTGACCTTATTGCTGCTCTACCTTTTGACCTGCTTTATGTCTTCAACATCACCGTG ACTTCACTGGTGCACCTGCTGAAGACGGTGCGGCTGCTGCGGCTGCTGCGGCTGCTGCAGAAGCTGGAGCGGTACTCCCAGTGCAGCGCTGTGGTGCTCACGCTGCTCATGTCCGTCTTTGCACTCCTCGCCCACTGGATGGCCTGCATCTGGTACGTCATCGGGCGCCGGGAGATGGAGGCCAATGACCCGCTGCTTTGGGACATCG gcTGGTTGCACGAACTGGGCAAGCGGCTGGAGGAGCCCTACGTCAATGGCTCGGCGGGCGGCCCGTCGCGGCGCAGCGCCTACATCGCTGCCCTCTACTTCACGCTGAGCAGCCTCACCAGCGTGGGCTTCGGCAACGTGTGCGCCAACACCGACGCGGAGAAGATCTTCTCCATCTGCACCATGCTCATAGGCG CGCTCATGCACGCCGTGGTGTTCGGGAACGTGACGGCCATCATCCAGCGCATGTACTCGCGCCGCTCGCTCTACCACAGCCGCATGAAGGACCTCAAGGACTTCATCCGGGTGCACCGCCTGCCGCGGCCGCTCAAGCAGCGCATGCTTGAGTCCTTCCAGACCACGTGGGCCGTCAACAGCGGCATCGACGCCAACGAG TTACTGCGTGACTTCCCAGACGAGCTGAGAGCTGACATCGCTATGCACCTGAACCGGGAGATCCTGCAGCTGCCGCTGTTCGGAGCGGCGAGCAGGGGCTGCCTGCGGGCCCTCTCCCTGCACATCAAGACCTCGTTCTGCGCTCCAGGCGAGTACCTGTTGCGCCGTGGGGACGCACTGCAGGCACATTACTACGTCTGCTCCGGCTCGCTTGAAGTGCTTCGAGACAACATGGTGCTGGCCATCCTGG GGAAGGGGGACCTGATTGGGGCAGATATCCCTGAGCCGGGGCAGGAGCCTGGGTCAGGGGCAGGCCCAAGCTGCGTGCTGAAGACCAGCGCTGACGTGAAGGCACTGACCTACTGTGGCCTGCAGCAGCTGAGCAGCCGAGGGCTGGCTGAGGTCCTGAGGCTCTATCCTGAGTACGGGGCTGCCTTCCGGGCTGGCCTGCCCCGGGACCTCACCTTCAACCTGCGCCAGGGCTCTGACACCAAT GGCCTCGGCCGCTTTTCCCGGTCTCCTCGCCTCTCCCAG ccccGCTCGGAAAGCCTTGGCTCCTCCTCAGACAAGACCCTGCCATCCATCACGGAGGCTGAGACTGGGGTGGAGTCTGGGGGTGGTTCTAGGCCCCGCCGGCCCCTCCTGCTGCCCAACCTCAGCCCAGCACGACCCCGGGGCTCCCTGGTCAGCCTCTTGGGCGAGGAGCTGCCCCCATTCTCAGTCCTTGTCTCATCCCCTTCCCTGTCCCCGTCCCCTTCTCCTGCCTTGGCTGGCCGGGGCCACAGCCCCTCGCCTCATGGCCCCCCCAGGGGCTCTGCTGCCTGGAAGCTTCCCCAGCTTCTCATTCCCCCACTGGGAACCTTTGGACCTCCGGACCTCAGTCCCCG TGGATGGCATTGA
- the HCRT gene encoding orexin, translating into MNPPSTKVPWAAVTLLLLLLLPPALLSPGAAAQPLPDCCRQKTCSCRLYELLHGAGNHAAGILTLGKRRPGPPGLQGRLQRLLQASGNHAAGILTMGRRAGAEPAPRPCPGRRCPVVAVPSAAPGGRSGV; encoded by the exons ATGAACCCTCCCTCTACAAAG GTCCCCTGGGCCGCCGTgactctgctgctgctcctcttgcTGCCGCCCGCGCTGCTGTCGCCCGGGGCGGCCGCGCAGCCCTTGCCCGACTGCTGCCGCCAGAAGACTTGCTCCTGCCGCCTCTACGAGCTGCTGCACGGCGCGGGCAACCACGCTGCCGGCATCCTCACGCTGGGCAAGCGGCGGCCCGGACCCCCGGGCCTCCAGGGCCGGCTGCAGCGCCTCCTGCAGGCCAGCGGCAACCATGCGGCTGGCATCCTGACCATGGGCCGCCGCGCAGGCGCAGAGCCAGCGCCGCGCCCCTGTCCCGGGCGCAGATGTCCCGTGGTGGCCGTCCCCTCTGCAGCGCCTGGAGGGCGGTCGGGAGTCTGA